In Streptomyces sp. NBC_00878, a single window of DNA contains:
- the ileS gene encoding isoleucine--tRNA ligase produces MNTQPSTQPQYRQVPAQVDLSALEHAVLDFWREQKIFAKTLEQSEGRPEWVFYEGPPTANGMPGAHHIEARVFKDVFPRFRTMRGYHVARKAGWDCHGLPVELAVEKELGFNGKKDIEAYGIAEFNAKCRESVTRHTDAFEELTTRMGYWTDLNDPYRTMDPEYIESVWWSLKEIFNKGLLVQDHRVAPWCPRCGTGLSDHELAQGYETVVDPSVFVRFPLTSGPLAGEAALLVWTTTPWTLVSNTAVAAHPEVTYVVATNGEERLVVAEPLVEKALGEGWETTGQSFTGAEMERWTYQRPFELVEFPKNEPAHYVVNAEYVTTEDGTGLVHQSPAFGEDDLKVCREYGLPVVNPVRPDGTFEEDVPLVGGVFFKKADEKLTEDLQQRGLLFKHIPYEHSYPHCWRCHTALLYYAQPSWYIRTTAIKGRLLQENEKTNWYPDSVKSGRYGDWLNNNIDWALSRNRYWGTPLPIWRCEDDHLTVVGSRTELTELTGTDQSDLDPHRPFIDEVTFACPQCEKTATRVPEVIDAWYDSGSMPFAQWGYPHKNKELFESRYPAQFISEAIDQTRGWFYTLMAVGTLVFDKSSYENVVCLGHILAEDGRKMSKHLGNTLDPIPLMDRHGADAVRWFMAAGGSPWAARRVGHGTIQEVVRKTLLTYWNTVAFQALYARTSNWAPSEADPAPADRPVLDRWLLSELHALTDQVTQALEAYDTQRAGKLLSAFVDDLSNWYVRRSRRRFWQGDKAALRTLHEVVETVTRLMAPLTPFITERVWQDLVVPVAPGAPESVHLTSWPEADLSVIDPELSKQMVLVRRLVELGRATRAESGVKTRQPLSRALVAATGFGSLDRELHAQITEELNVSALASLSEVGGSLVDTTAKANFRALGKRFGKGVQAVAKAVAEADAAALSLALREGTASVEVDGETVTLAPDEVIITETPREGWSVASDSGATVALDLEITEELRQAGLARDAIRLIQEARKNSGLDVADRIALRWTSTDPKVIAALTEHSALIADEVLATDFGQGEADDTYGTPFTDESLSLTFRLRKA; encoded by the coding sequence TTGAATACGCAGCCGAGTACACAGCCGCAGTACCGCCAGGTGCCGGCCCAGGTCGACCTGTCCGCCCTCGAGCACGCCGTGCTCGACTTCTGGCGCGAGCAGAAGATCTTCGCCAAGACCCTGGAGCAGTCCGAGGGCCGCCCGGAGTGGGTGTTCTACGAAGGCCCCCCCACGGCCAACGGCATGCCCGGTGCCCACCACATCGAGGCGCGCGTCTTCAAGGACGTCTTCCCGCGCTTCCGCACCATGCGCGGCTACCACGTGGCCCGCAAGGCCGGCTGGGACTGCCACGGCCTCCCCGTGGAGCTGGCGGTCGAGAAGGAGCTCGGCTTCAACGGCAAGAAGGACATCGAGGCGTACGGCATCGCCGAGTTCAACGCCAAGTGCCGCGAGTCCGTGACCCGCCACACCGACGCCTTCGAAGAGCTCACGACCCGCATGGGTTACTGGACCGACCTGAACGACCCGTACCGCACGATGGACCCCGAGTACATCGAGTCCGTGTGGTGGTCGCTCAAGGAGATCTTCAACAAGGGTCTGCTGGTCCAGGACCACCGCGTCGCCCCCTGGTGCCCGCGCTGCGGCACGGGCCTCTCCGACCACGAGCTGGCGCAGGGCTACGAGACGGTCGTGGACCCCTCGGTGTTCGTCCGTTTCCCGCTCACCTCCGGTCCGCTCGCGGGCGAGGCCGCGCTCCTGGTGTGGACGACGACCCCGTGGACCCTGGTGTCCAACACCGCGGTCGCCGCCCACCCCGAGGTCACCTACGTCGTCGCGACGAACGGCGAGGAGCGGCTCGTCGTCGCCGAGCCGCTCGTAGAGAAGGCACTCGGCGAGGGCTGGGAGACCACCGGCCAGTCCTTCACGGGCGCCGAGATGGAGCGCTGGACGTACCAACGTCCGTTCGAGCTGGTCGAGTTCCCGAAGAACGAGCCCGCCCACTACGTGGTGAACGCGGAGTACGTGACGACCGAGGACGGCACGGGTCTGGTCCACCAGTCCCCCGCCTTCGGCGAGGACGACCTCAAGGTCTGCCGCGAGTACGGCCTGCCGGTGGTGAACCCGGTCCGCCCCGACGGCACGTTCGAGGAGGACGTCCCCCTGGTCGGCGGCGTCTTCTTCAAGAAGGCTGACGAGAAGCTCACCGAGGACCTCCAGCAGCGCGGCCTGCTCTTCAAGCACATCCCGTACGAGCACAGCTACCCGCACTGCTGGCGCTGCCACACCGCGCTCCTCTACTACGCGCAGCCGTCCTGGTACATCCGCACCACGGCCATCAAGGGCCGCCTCCTCCAGGAGAACGAGAAGACCAACTGGTACCCGGACTCGGTCAAGAGCGGCCGGTACGGCGACTGGCTGAACAACAACATCGACTGGGCCCTGTCCCGCAACCGCTACTGGGGCACCCCGCTGCCGATCTGGCGCTGCGAGGACGACCACCTCACGGTCGTCGGCTCCCGCACCGAGCTCACGGAGCTGACGGGCACGGACCAGTCGGACCTCGACCCGCACCGCCCCTTCATCGACGAGGTCACCTTCGCGTGCCCCCAGTGCGAGAAGACGGCCACGCGCGTGCCGGAGGTCATCGACGCCTGGTACGACTCGGGTTCGATGCCGTTCGCGCAGTGGGGCTACCCGCACAAGAACAAGGAACTCTTCGAGTCCCGCTATCCGGCGCAGTTCATCAGCGAGGCCATCGACCAGACCCGCGGCTGGTTCTACACACTGATGGCGGTCGGCACGCTCGTCTTCGACAAGTCGTCGTACGAGAACGTCGTGTGCCTCGGCCACATCCTCGCCGAGGACGGCCGCAAGATGTCCAAGCACCTGGGCAACACCCTGGACCCGATCCCGTTGATGGACCGGCACGGCGCCGACGCCGTCCGCTGGTTCATGGCGGCCGGCGGCTCTCCCTGGGCGGCCCGTCGCGTCGGCCACGGCACGATCCAGGAGGTCGTCCGCAAGACGCTCCTCACGTACTGGAACACGGTCGCCTTCCAGGCCCTGTACGCGCGCACGTCCAACTGGGCGCCCAGCGAGGCCGACCCGGCCCCGGCGGACCGCCCGGTCCTGGACCGCTGGCTCCTGTCCGAACTCCACGCGCTCACCGACCAGGTGACGCAGGCGCTGGAGGCCTACGACACCCAGCGCGCCGGCAAGCTCCTCTCGGCGTTCGTCGACGACCTGTCCAACTGGTACGTACGCCGCTCGCGCCGCCGCTTCTGGCAGGGCGACAAGGCGGCACTGCGCACCCTGCACGAGGTCGTCGAGACGGTCACGCGCCTGATGGCCCCGCTGACCCCGTTCATCACCGAGCGGGTCTGGCAGGACCTGGTGGTGCCCGTGGCCCCGGGCGCCCCCGAGTCCGTACACCTGACGTCCTGGCCGGAGGCGGACCTGTCCGTCATCGACCCGGAGCTGTCGAAGCAGATGGTGCTCGTACGCCGTCTCGTGGAGCTGGGCCGTGCCACGCGCGCGGAGTCGGGGGTGAAGACGCGCCAGCCGCTGTCCCGCGCGCTGGTCGCCGCCACCGGATTCGGGTCCCTCGACCGTGAACTGCACGCGCAGATCACGGAGGAGCTGAACGTGAGCGCGCTGGCCTCGCTCTCCGAAGTGGGCGGCTCGCTGGTAGACACGACCGCCAAGGCCAACTTCCGCGCGCTGGGCAAGCGGTTCGGCAAGGGCGTCCAGGCGGTGGCCAAGGCCGTCGCCGAGGCCGACGCGGCCGCGCTGTCCCTCGCCCTGCGCGAGGGCACGGCGTCGGTGGAGGTCGACGGCGAGACCGTCACGCTCGCCCCGGACGAGGTGATCATCACGGAGACCCCGCGCGAGGGCTGGTCCGTCGCCTCGGACTCCGGGGCCACCGTCGCCCTCGACCTGGAGATCACCGAGGAGCTGCGCCAGGCCGGCCTGGCCCGTGACGCGATCCGGCTGATCCAGGAGGCCCGCAAGAACAGCGGCCTCGACGTGGCCGACCGGATCGCCCTGCGCTGGACGTCCACGGACCCGAAGGTGATCGCGGCGCTCACCGAGCACTCCGCCCTGATCGCCGACGAGGTCCTCGCCACGGACTTCGGGCAGGGTGAGGCGGACGACACGTACGGCACGCCGTTCACGGACGAGTCCCTGTCACTGACGTTCCGCCTTCGCAAGGCGTAG
- a CDS encoding TraR/DksA family transcriptional regulator produces the protein MVAKKTAVQQSASGRSMGAADDAGAAAKDVSGKKSTRGAVKGTAKKAAGATKKTTGATAADAKAAGVKRAGVKTAASKRVPSKAAGATKAAAKTAGATKAVSKTTGAKASTTKRGTAKAAAGKGAAEGASAATKTSATKTSAGRAPATKASAAKAAATKASAAKTGATKATASKKAPTKTTATKQAASKKAPAKTAAARTGATKKAAATKKAVAKGAGEVGVSAAKPARKTGRKGTRTAKKAVATAAEGAAEAAKTTGATTVVAKKTPGTATAAKKTTAVPKARVAAAEPGELAVRPGEDPWTPEEVAEARAGLLSEALRLRAEITHSAESLAGLMRDSGDGAGDDQADTGTKNITRESEMALAANARDMLEQDERALERLDAGTYGLCESCGNPIGKARMQAFPRATLCVECKQKQERRY, from the coding sequence ATGGTGGCGAAAAAGACCGCCGTACAGCAGTCGGCGTCCGGCAGATCCATGGGGGCGGCCGACGACGCCGGGGCGGCGGCCAAGGATGTGAGCGGCAAGAAGAGCACGCGGGGGGCCGTGAAGGGCACGGCGAAGAAGGCGGCGGGCGCCACCAAGAAGACGACCGGTGCCACAGCAGCCGACGCCAAGGCGGCCGGTGTGAAGAGGGCCGGTGTGAAGACGGCCGCCTCCAAGAGGGTCCCTTCCAAGGCGGCCGGGGCCACGAAGGCCGCCGCCAAAACGGCGGGGGCCACCAAGGCCGTATCGAAGACGACCGGGGCGAAAGCGAGCACTACGAAGAGGGGCACGGCAAAGGCGGCTGCCGGGAAGGGGGCGGCCGAGGGGGCGTCGGCTGCTACGAAGACGTCCGCCACGAAGACGTCCGCTGGGAGGGCGCCCGCGACGAAAGCGTCCGCTGCGAAAGCGGCTGCTACGAAGGCGTCCGCTGCGAAAACGGGCGCTACGAAGGCAACCGCTTCCAAGAAGGCCCCTACGAAGACGACTGCTACGAAACAGGCCGCTTCCAAGAAGGCTCCTGCGAAGACGGCCGCCGCGAGGACTGGCGCCACGAAGAAGGCCGCGGCTACGAAGAAGGCCGTCGCGAAGGGGGCGGGTGAGGTGGGTGTCTCCGCCGCGAAGCCCGCCCGGAAGACGGGCAGGAAGGGCACGCGTACGGCCAAGAAGGCGGTCGCTACCGCGGCCGAGGGTGCGGCCGAGGCCGCGAAGACGACGGGAGCCACGACGGTGGTTGCGAAGAAGACTCCTGGCACGGCCACGGCGGCGAAGAAGACCACCGCGGTCCCCAAGGCGCGGGTCGCCGCGGCGGAGCCCGGCGAGCTCGCGGTACGCCCCGGTGAGGACCCCTGGACCCCGGAGGAGGTGGCGGAGGCACGCGCGGGGCTGCTGTCGGAGGCCCTGCGGCTGCGCGCCGAGATCACGCACTCCGCGGAGTCCCTGGCGGGCCTGATGCGCGACTCCGGGGACGGCGCGGGCGACGATCAGGCGGACACCGGCACCAAGAACATCACGCGCGAGAGCGAGATGGCGCTCGCGGCCAACGCCCGGGACATGCTGGAGCAGGACGAGCGCGCCCTCGAACGCCTGGACGCGGGCACGTACGGGCTCTGCGAGAGCTGTGGCAACCCCATCGGGAAGGCACGCATGCAGGCCTTCCCGCGCGCCACCCTGTGCGTGGAGTGCAAGCAGAAGCAGGAGCGGCGCTACTGA
- the lspA gene encoding signal peptidase II encodes MAEAERIIGTPDFPEAAGAEPEQTDQSAAAGRRSDAEGAQDPAVSSDSGSRSGSDSGSDSGSDSGSDSGSEEAAAASERPRGRRRIAVLFTVAALAYALDLISKMIVVAKLEHHEPIEIIGDWLRFEAIRNAGAAFGFGEAFTIIFTVIAAAVIVVIARLARKLYSLPWAIALGLLLGGALGNLTDRIFRSPGVFEGAVVDFIAPKHFAVFNLADSAIVCGGILIVLLSFRGLDPDGTVHKD; translated from the coding sequence GTGGCAGAGGCGGAGCGGATCATCGGTACGCCGGATTTCCCGGAGGCGGCTGGCGCCGAGCCGGAGCAGACCGACCAGAGCGCGGCGGCGGGCCGGCGGTCCGATGCCGAGGGGGCGCAGGACCCGGCCGTGAGCTCCGACTCCGGTTCCCGCTCCGGATCGGACTCCGGTTCGGACTCCGGATCGGACTCTGGTTCCGACTCTGGTTCCGAAGAGGCGGCGGCAGCTTCCGAGCGGCCCAGGGGCCGGCGCCGGATCGCCGTGCTGTTCACGGTCGCCGCCCTGGCGTACGCGCTGGACCTGATCAGCAAGATGATCGTGGTCGCGAAGCTGGAGCACCACGAGCCGATCGAGATCATCGGGGACTGGCTGAGGTTCGAGGCGATCCGCAACGCGGGCGCGGCCTTCGGCTTCGGTGAGGCCTTCACCATCATTTTCACGGTGATCGCCGCGGCCGTGATCGTGGTCATCGCCAGGCTGGCCCGCAAGCTCTACAGCCTGCCCTGGGCCATCGCGCTCGGCCTGCTGCTCGGCGGTGCGCTCGGCAACCTCACCGACCGGATCTTCCGCTCGCCGGGCGTCTTCGAGGGCGCGGTCGTCGACTTCATCGCGCCCAAGCACTTCGCGGTCTTCAACCTCGCCGACTCCGCGATCGTCTGCGGCGGCATCCTGATCGTGCTGCTGTCCTTCCGCGGGCTCGACCCGGACGGCACCGTCCACAAGGACTGA
- a CDS encoding RluA family pseudouridine synthase encodes MSTSPEIRNLPVPDGLEGERVDAAISRMFGFSRTKAAELAAAGKVTVDGSVVGKSERVHGGAWLEVEMPQAPAPVQIVAEPVEGMEIVHDDDDVVVIVKPVGVAAHPSPGWSGPTVIGGLAAAGYRISTSGASERQGIVHRLDVGTSGLMVVAKSEYAYTSLKRQFKERTVDKRYHALVQGHPDPTSGTIDAPIGRHPNHDYKWAVTAEGKPSVTHYDLVEAFRAASLLDIKLETGRTHQIRVHMSAHRHPCVGDLTYGADPTLAKRLGLTRQWLQAVKLGFEHPGDGQWVEFESGYAEDLQQALDRVREESYA; translated from the coding sequence GTGAGCACCAGTCCCGAGATCCGTAACCTGCCCGTGCCCGACGGCCTGGAGGGCGAGCGCGTCGACGCCGCCATCTCCCGCATGTTCGGCTTCTCCCGCACGAAGGCCGCCGAGCTTGCCGCGGCGGGGAAGGTCACGGTCGACGGCTCGGTGGTCGGCAAGTCCGAGCGGGTCCACGGCGGCGCCTGGCTGGAGGTCGAGATGCCGCAGGCACCCGCGCCCGTGCAGATCGTCGCCGAGCCCGTCGAGGGCATGGAGATCGTGCACGACGACGATGACGTGGTCGTGATCGTCAAGCCGGTCGGTGTCGCCGCGCATCCCAGCCCCGGCTGGTCGGGGCCGACCGTGATCGGAGGCCTCGCCGCCGCCGGATACCGGATCTCGACCTCGGGCGCCTCGGAGCGCCAGGGCATCGTGCACCGCCTGGACGTGGGCACCTCGGGCCTGATGGTGGTCGCCAAGTCGGAGTACGCGTACACGTCGCTGAAGCGCCAGTTCAAGGAGCGCACGGTCGACAAGCGCTACCACGCGCTCGTCCAGGGCCACCCGGATCCGACCAGCGGCACCATCGACGCCCCCATCGGGCGGCACCCGAACCACGACTACAAGTGGGCGGTCACGGCCGAGGGCAAGCCCTCCGTGACGCACTACGACCTGGTCGAGGCGTTCCGCGCGGCCTCGCTGCTCGACATCAAGCTGGAGACCGGGCGCACACACCAGATCCGCGTCCACATGTCGGCCCACCGGCACCCCTGCGTCGGCGACCTGACGTACGGCGCGGACCCGACGCTCGCCAAGCGGCTCGGGCTCACCCGGCAGTGGCTGCAGGCCGTGAAGCTCGGCTTCGAGCACCCCGGGGACGGCCAGTGGGTCGAGTTCGAGAGCGGTTACGCCGAGGACCTGCAGCAGGCGCTGGACCGCGTCCGGGAGGAAAGCTACGCATGA
- a CDS encoding GNAT family N-acetyltransferase, whose product MSPSSYVVRVAEDPADREACFTVRKEVFVVEQGVPQDLEYDAYDTDAMHVVAVREDGLPLGAGRLLYGEVAAARTGGEPGVGDLGRLAVVKAARGLGVGVALVRGIEDAARARGLTAVDLHAQTHALGFYERLGYVAYGPEFLDAGIAHRAMRRGL is encoded by the coding sequence ATGAGCCCGTCGTCCTACGTGGTGCGCGTGGCCGAGGACCCCGCCGACCGTGAGGCCTGCTTCACGGTGCGCAAGGAGGTCTTCGTCGTCGAGCAGGGAGTCCCGCAGGACCTGGAGTACGACGCGTACGACACCGATGCCATGCATGTGGTCGCCGTGCGCGAGGACGGGCTGCCGCTCGGCGCGGGGCGGCTGCTGTACGGCGAGGTGGCGGCCGCCAGGACCGGCGGTGAGCCCGGTGTCGGGGACCTGGGGCGGCTCGCCGTCGTCAAGGCCGCGCGCGGGCTCGGTGTCGGGGTCGCGCTGGTGCGGGGCATCGAGGACGCGGCCCGCGCGCGTGGGCTGACGGCGGTGGACCTGCACGCGCAGACGCATGCGCTCGGTTTTTATGAGCGGCTGGGGTATGTGGCTTACGGGCCGGAGTTTCTCGATGCGGGGATTGCGCATCGGGCGATGCGGCGGGGGCTTTAG
- a CDS encoding mechanosensitive ion channel family protein, producing MENVLRPLIVVGGSLVLTLIVGWIADLLLKRADQRHQGVPLWGLLRRCRLPLQVVLCTALLRGSYDQAEIAVDHSAGIGQALTLVLIGSTAWLVVRIATAVVDSSYSRFANTHRDPARVRRVRTQVTLIQRVVSAIVGVVAVAAMLLTFPAMRAAGASLLASAGILGIVAGVAAQSTLSNMFAGLQIAFGDMVRIGDTVVVDGEWGTVDEITLTFLTVRTWDERRITMPVSYFTSQPFENWSRGGVQMTGTVFFHLDHSAPVEEMRDKLRDILRECPAWDGRDYGLAVTDATPSTIEVRALVTAKDADDIWTVRVTVREQMIRWLTAHHPYALPRVNTADAVLPPSSQPNANDGRPQRTTRGRAVEPPRTGRG from the coding sequence ATGGAGAACGTGCTGCGCCCGCTGATCGTCGTCGGCGGCTCGCTCGTACTGACGCTGATCGTCGGCTGGATCGCCGACCTGCTGCTGAAACGTGCCGACCAGCGCCACCAGGGGGTCCCCCTGTGGGGCCTGCTGCGCCGTTGCCGCCTGCCACTGCAGGTCGTGTTGTGCACGGCGCTGCTGAGAGGGTCGTACGACCAGGCCGAGATCGCCGTCGACCACTCCGCCGGGATCGGCCAGGCCCTGACGCTGGTCCTCATCGGCTCCACGGCCTGGCTGGTGGTGCGTATCGCGACGGCGGTCGTCGACTCCTCGTACTCCCGCTTCGCCAACACCCACCGCGACCCGGCCAGGGTCCGCCGGGTCCGTACGCAGGTGACGCTGATCCAGCGGGTGGTGTCGGCGATCGTCGGCGTGGTCGCGGTCGCCGCGATGCTGCTGACGTTCCCCGCGATGCGCGCGGCCGGCGCCTCCCTGCTCGCCTCGGCCGGCATCCTCGGCATCGTCGCCGGTGTGGCCGCGCAGTCCACGCTCAGCAACATGTTCGCGGGGCTGCAGATCGCCTTCGGCGACATGGTGCGCATCGGCGACACGGTCGTGGTGGACGGCGAATGGGGCACGGTCGACGAGATCACCCTGACCTTCCTGACCGTCCGCACCTGGGACGAGCGCCGGATCACCATGCCGGTCTCGTACTTCACGTCCCAGCCGTTCGAGAACTGGTCCCGCGGCGGCGTGCAGATGACCGGCACCGTCTTCTTCCACCTGGACCACAGCGCGCCCGTCGAGGAGATGCGGGACAAGCTCCGCGACATCCTCCGCGAGTGCCCCGCCTGGGACGGCCGCGACTACGGCCTCGCCGTCACCGACGCGACCCCCAGCACCATCGAGGTACGCGCGCTGGTCACCGCGAAGGACGCGGACGACATCTGGACGGTCCGCGTCACCGTCCGCGAACAGATGATCCGCTGGCTGACCGCCCACCACCCCTACGCGCTGCCGCGCGTCAACACGGCCGACGCGGTCCTCCCACCGAGCTCCCAACCGAACGCCAACGACGGCCGCCCCCAGAGAACAACCCGAGGCCGAGCCGTGGAACCGCCGAGGACGGGCCGGGGCTGA
- a CDS encoding dienelactone hydrolase family protein, whose product MNIMLFHSTYGLRPAVRDAAHRLRAAGHEVWTPDLFEGRIFETVEEGRDFKDELGKEELLKRAILAAAPYSERGLVYAGFSLGAATAQTLALGDDKARGLLLLHGTSDIAETATVDELPVQLHVAEPDAFEPDDWLSAWYLQMGRAGADVEIYRYAGAGHLYTDPGLPDYDKEAAEATWRVALGFLDSL is encoded by the coding sequence ATGAACATCATGCTCTTCCATTCGACCTACGGGCTGCGGCCAGCGGTGCGCGACGCGGCGCACCGGCTGCGCGCAGCGGGACACGAGGTGTGGACGCCCGATCTCTTCGAGGGGCGCATCTTCGAGACCGTCGAGGAGGGCAGGGACTTCAAGGACGAGCTCGGCAAGGAGGAGCTGCTGAAGCGCGCGATCCTGGCCGCGGCTCCGTACTCGGAGCGGGGGCTCGTGTACGCGGGGTTCTCGCTCGGCGCGGCGACCGCCCAGACCCTGGCGCTCGGCGACGACAAGGCCCGCGGACTGCTGCTCCTGCACGGCACGTCCGACATCGCGGAGACCGCCACGGTGGACGAACTGCCGGTCCAGCTGCACGTCGCGGAGCCGGACGCCTTCGAGCCCGACGACTGGCTGAGCGCCTGGTATCTCCAGATGGGGAGGGCGGGGGCCGACGTGGAGATCTACAGATACGCGGGAGCCGGGCACCTCTACACCGACCCCGGTCTGCCGGACTACGACAAGGAGGCCGCCGAGGCCACCTGGCGGGTGGCGCTCGGCTTCCTCGACAGCCTGTAG
- a CDS encoding alkaline phosphatase codes for MTSRIRSHSGPNSPAPRRRTVVKAAAATAVLGAPLAAALPARAAAAPAFLHGIASGDPLPDGVLLWTRVTPTPEAVPGSGLGPDIEVGWTVATDKAFTNIVAKGSTTATAASDHTVKADIRGLKPATAYWFRFSSGGTDSPAARTRTAPAHDAAVAGMRFGVVSCANWEAGYFSAYRHLAARGDLDAWLHLGDYIYEYGTGEYGTRDTVVRPHAPAHEIVTLADYRTRHGRYKTDPDLQALHGAAPVIAIWDDHEFANDTWSGGAENHTEGAEGTWSARQSAAKQAYFEWMPVRPAIEGTTYRRLRFGRLADLSLLDLRSYRSQQVKVGNGSVDDPNRTLTGRAQLDWLKTGLKSSDTSWRLVGNSVMIAPFALGSLSAELLKPLAELLGLPKEGLALNTDQWDGYTDDRRELLAHLGDNAIRNTVFLTGDIHMAWANDVPYNAGTYPLSASAATEFVVTSVTSDNLDDLVKVPQGTVSALASPLIRAANRHVQWVDTDRHGYGVLDLTAERAQMDYYVLSDRTSANATTSWARSYRTRSGTQKVERVYDPV; via the coding sequence GTGACCAGTCGCATCAGATCCCACTCCGGCCCCAACTCCCCCGCCCCGCGCCGCCGTACGGTCGTCAAGGCGGCCGCCGCGACCGCCGTGCTCGGGGCCCCGCTGGCCGCCGCGCTGCCGGCCCGCGCCGCCGCGGCCCCCGCCTTCCTGCACGGCATCGCCTCCGGTGACCCGCTGCCGGACGGCGTCCTGCTGTGGACCCGGGTGACGCCCACACCCGAGGCGGTACCCGGCTCCGGGCTCGGCCCCGACATCGAGGTCGGCTGGACCGTGGCCACGGACAAGGCGTTCACGAACATCGTCGCCAAGGGCTCCACCACCGCGACCGCCGCCTCCGACCACACCGTCAAGGCCGACATCCGCGGCCTGAAGCCCGCCACGGCCTACTGGTTCCGCTTCTCCAGCGGCGGCACCGACTCACCGGCCGCCCGCACCCGCACCGCCCCCGCCCACGACGCGGCCGTAGCGGGGATGCGCTTCGGCGTGGTGTCCTGCGCCAACTGGGAGGCGGGCTACTTCTCCGCGTACCGGCACCTGGCCGCGCGCGGCGACCTGGACGCCTGGCTGCACCTGGGCGACTACATCTACGAATACGGCACCGGCGAGTACGGGACGCGCGACACCGTCGTACGCCCGCACGCTCCCGCGCACGAGATCGTCACCCTCGCCGACTACCGCACCCGGCACGGCCGTTACAAGACCGACCCGGACCTTCAGGCCCTGCACGGAGCAGCCCCGGTCATCGCGATCTGGGACGACCACGAGTTCGCCAACGACACCTGGTCGGGCGGTGCCGAGAACCACACCGAGGGCGCGGAGGGCACCTGGTCCGCACGCCAGTCGGCCGCCAAGCAGGCCTACTTCGAGTGGATGCCGGTCCGGCCCGCGATCGAGGGGACCACCTACCGGCGGCTGCGCTTCGGCAGGCTGGCCGACCTCTCGCTGCTCGACCTGCGCTCGTACCGCTCGCAGCAGGTGAAGGTCGGCAACGGCTCGGTGGACGACCCGAACCGTACGCTCACCGGCCGGGCCCAGCTGGACTGGCTGAAGACGGGCCTGAAGTCCTCCGACACCAGCTGGCGGCTGGTCGGCAACTCCGTCATGATCGCGCCGTTCGCCCTCGGCTCGCTCTCCGCCGAGCTCCTGAAACCGCTCGCCGAACTGCTCGGCCTGCCCAAGGAGGGCCTGGCCCTCAACACCGACCAGTGGGACGGCTACACCGACGACCGCCGCGAACTGCTCGCGCACCTGGGGGACAACGCGATCCGCAACACGGTCTTCCTCACCGGCGACATCCACATGGCCTGGGCCAACGACGTGCCGTACAACGCCGGTACGTATCCGCTGTCGGCCTCCGCCGCCACCGAGTTCGTCGTCACGTCGGTCACCTCCGACAACCTCGACGACCTCGTCAAGGTCCCGCAGGGCACGGTCTCCGCCCTCGCCTCACCGCTGATCCGGGCCGCCAACCGGCACGTCCAGTGGGTCGACACCGACCGCCACGGCTACGGCGTCCTGGACCTCACCGCCGAGCGGGCGCAGATGGACTACTACGTCCTGTCCGACCGCACGTCCGCGAACGCGACGACGTCCTGGGCCCGTTCGTACCGCACGCGCAGCGGCACGCAGAAGGTGGAGCGGGTGTACGACCCGGTCTGA
- a CDS encoding DsbA family protein, with protein MSKRNSQASKAAARERLRVERERQAKRDKVRRQVIVAGSIVAVLAIAGGIGYAVVQNNEPSKWDAAADAKVVAPANTSGTNGTTVVIGDSKTKNTIHLYEDPRCPACASFEQTVGETVNKGMADGDYKLSFTLGTFLDGNLGGEGSKNGVSALGAALNISTEAFLQYKTALYSTKYHPEESTDDLAKDSYLIKVANTVDALKNNKKFQDAVEKGTYDAWAMKMSKSFDDADGVDSTPTIKINDKVVKNPSTVADWEKALKDAGVTK; from the coding sequence ATGAGCAAGAGGAACAGCCAGGCCTCGAAGGCGGCGGCCCGCGAGCGGCTGCGCGTCGAGCGCGAGCGTCAGGCCAAGCGCGACAAGGTCAGGCGGCAGGTCATCGTCGCCGGTTCGATCGTCGCGGTTCTCGCGATAGCCGGCGGCATCGGCTACGCCGTCGTACAGAACAACGAGCCCTCGAAGTGGGACGCGGCCGCCGACGCGAAGGTCGTCGCTCCCGCCAACACCAGTGGCACGAACGGCACGACCGTCGTCATCGGCGACTCCAAGACCAAGAACACGATCCACCTCTACGAAGACCCGCGCTGCCCGGCCTGCGCCTCCTTCGAGCAGACCGTCGGCGAGACCGTCAACAAGGGCATGGCGGACGGCGACTACAAGCTGTCCTTCACGCTCGGCACGTTCCTCGACGGCAACCTCGGCGGCGAGGGTTCGAAGAACGGGGTGAGCGCGCTCGGCGCCGCGCTGAACATCAGCACCGAGGCGTTCCTGCAGTACAAGACCGCGCTGTACTCGACGAAGTACCACCCGGAGGAGTCGACCGACGACCTCGCCAAGGACAGCTACCTGATCAAGGTGGCGAACACGGTGGACGCGCTGAAGAACAACAAGAAGTTCCAGGACGCCGTCGAGAAGGGCACGTACGACGCCTGGGCGATGAAGATGAGCAAGTCCTTCGACGACGCCGATGGTGTCGACTCGACGCCGACCATCAAGATCAACGACAAGGTGGTCAAGAACCCGAGCACCGTCGCCGACTGGGAGAAGGCGCTCAAGGACGCGGGCGTCACCAAGTAG